The proteins below come from a single Holdemania massiliensis genomic window:
- a CDS encoding HAD family hydrolase codes for MPMLQAVYHSVAVANATDEVIAMARHHALSHREDGAAKMMEQLLRQA; via the coding sequence ATGCCTATGCTTCAGGCTGTTTATCACAGTGTAGCGGTTGCTAATGCGACGGATGAAGTCATAGCCATGGCTCGTCATCACGCTTTATCGCATCGTGAAGACGGTGCAGCCAAGATGATGGAACAGCTCCTTCGACAAGCGTGA
- a CDS encoding Cof-type HAD-IIB family hydrolase produces the protein MNSIRLIATDLDFTLLNEHFELSESTKEILSRILESGVEFVPCSSRPLSEIPQWLRQQKKIRWIVTANGGLIVDNQTGETLVSNTLPASKTKALLTLAEPMNPHWSCLIEGHLHSHLAILDDRKALKIEGSYLENILKNRIWESGKDFLDTLPDAQIAKIHFITSRDFPEKKQALIDLLSQEKGISLTSSHPSNLEILHPLANKGDAVRWVMQQLNCKSEEAVACGDNANDLPMLQAVYHSVAVANATDEVLAMARHHALSHREDGAAKMMEQLLGQA, from the coding sequence ATGAATTCAATTCGCTTAATTGCAACAGATTTAGACTTCACTTTGTTGAACGAACATTTTGAACTTTCGGAGTCAACAAAAGAAATCCTGAGCCGGATTTTAGAGAGCGGTGTGGAGTTTGTTCCATGCAGCTCCCGGCCGTTGAGTGAGATTCCTCAATGGCTGCGTCAACAAAAGAAAATTCGCTGGATTGTGACAGCCAATGGCGGACTGATCGTTGATAATCAAACTGGAGAAACGTTAGTTTCCAATACGCTTCCAGCTTCCAAAACTAAGGCGTTGTTGACCTTGGCAGAACCAATGAATCCGCACTGGAGTTGTTTGATTGAAGGACATCTGCACAGTCATCTGGCGATTTTGGATGATCGAAAGGCGCTGAAAATTGAAGGATCTTATTTAGAGAACATTTTAAAGAATCGAATTTGGGAATCGGGTAAGGATTTCCTGGATACTTTGCCGGATGCTCAGATTGCCAAAATTCATTTCATTACAAGCCGGGATTTTCCAGAGAAGAAGCAGGCTCTGATCGATCTGTTATCGCAGGAGAAGGGAATTTCATTAACATCTTCACATCCTTCAAATTTAGAGATTCTGCATCCGTTAGCAAACAAGGGCGATGCTGTGCGTTGGGTGATGCAGCAGCTGAATTGCAAGTCGGAAGAAGCCGTAGCCTGTGGGGATAACGCCAATGATCTGCCTATGCTTCAGGCTGTTTATCACAGTGTAGCGGTTGCCAATGCGACGGATGAAGTCTTAGCCATGGCTCGTCATCATGCTTTATCGCATCGTGAAGACGGTGCAGCCAAGATGATGGAACAGCTTCTTGGACAAGCTTAA